TCCGGAAAgccaaccttcttctccttcttccgcGAAATTGCTGGATCGACGAGCTCTACACAAAGAACAATAATAATTTCACTACAttcaaattttttataattaCAATATTTACTTTCTTATATCATGTTCTTGATGAAACGAAGATCTATACTTATATATTCTTATTTTTCTTATtcgaatttttattttaattatctaaAATTCATGCGGCTAGATTTTTACAAGAACTTAGTTCCCAACAAGAAAGATACAACACAAGGAACATGAACATCACGATCTTGATTGAACTAAACAAACCCAAGCGTCAATTAGCACAATAGTCTGAGTGAACTATACAGAACTCTGAAACTTAGTATTGACAAATAGGCACCTGGGAGATGTAGCAACAAGCGTAACTAAACACTGGCAACAGCCGATAAACATCTACCCTAACTTAAGGCTGCGACTTCTTTGGCATCGTAGCCACATCCAGGGAGCCATTAGCCTTCACAAGAGCCTGCGCGCACCAGTCATGACCATCATCCAACATAGGCATTATAACTTCCATGAAAGGCGTAACAGAATGGTTAGCACCGGGCACGATCGCACCACCAAACACTCGAAGCACATTTCCAGCGTCAATGTCCATGCTTATGCTGATCTCGACGGTCCCCTTTGGTGCAGATGGAATCCCTGACACTTTGAAGTATCCCATAAGATGATTCTCCTCTGCACATTTTGCATCACCTTCATAGACAACAATCAATGCCTCAGTCTGGTCATCCCGTGCAGTTGTGAAGAGCATGTCCTTTCTAGCTGGTATTGCTGTGTTTCTCGGTATGACGGACACAAATCCCCCACCTTCCACTCGAATTCCCAGACTTTGTGGCGTAGCTTGTATCGTAAGCAGATCTAAGTTTCCAAAAGGATCAGTGACTCCAGAAGCAATGGCTCCTTCAATTGCAGCACCAGTGACGGCAGCCTCAAATGCATCCACACCATTGAATTCCTTCTCTTTTCTGCATATGCCCAGGACGAGATTCTTAATTTTGGGAATTCTAGAGCATCCACCTACTAATATAACATCATCAATGTCTTCCACCGATACTTTGTGATCAAACAAGCATTGCCTTACAAGCTTCTCACATTTCTCAAACACATTCCTGTTCACATCCTCGAATTCTGATTGGTCGAGGATTTTATCTATCTGTGTACCATCAGGCAATTTCAAGTTTATCTGAACACTAGACTGGCTTGAGAGTTTGTGAATTGCCTCTTGTGCTGCAATCCTTAGCAGCGCCAAAGATCTAATCTTGTTTGTATCATGGTTAGGATAAAGAGTATCAAAATTCGGGAGAAGATGATACACAACATTTTGAAGAATGTCCTCTCCACCCAAGGTACAACCCAGTAGTGCTTTGATTTGGGACACCCCTCCAGCAGTGGCAGTTACTGCAACATCACAATATCCGGCACCAATGTTGAATATAAGGGCGACTTTCTCACAGCCACTTCCCATGTTTTCATGCAAGGATTGTTGCTGATGTTGCGCATATAGCAGTGCAACAGCAGTCGGCTCCGGCATCAGCCTGAGAACATGTAACCCAGCCATGGCACATGCTCGTTCAACCCTTGTCTGCTGGAACCGGCTAAATGCAGCTGGAACTGTAAGAACAACATTTCTTATTGGACGTTTGAGCTTGATTTCAGCCATAGTTTTCAACTCTGCCAAAACAATTGCAAGTACTTCTTCAGGCGTGATAGATCTCCACACATTATTCGCTAGAGCTGCAATAAGTGGTCGGACACCAATGTCCAATGTCTGAACAAGGAAAGGGAGGATCTTGCTACCATGAATAATTGGGTCTTTGTCTGATCTGCCAATCAAGCGTTTTACATTGAAAATTGCACTGCCAGACAAAATTTGATCTTCTGCATATGCCCGTACTTCACTTGCACCACCAACAGGAACATCATCCCCAAACATTACATATGAGCGCATGGTCTTTTGGTTTTGGGTGTTTTTGAGGAGTTCCACTCCTGCACCACTCCATACTGCCACACTGCATTTTGAGGTCCCAAGATCAATTCCAACGGCAACATCATGAAATGCAGATTGTCCTTTGTCTTCGCAGGTATTTTCACTATCAGATGCTACCATGTACAATTGTTCATCCATCCTGTAGAATGAGATCACAAGTAAATCAAGATAATGAACGGGATACAATAAGAATAGGTACATTTGTTCCCGGGTGTATTAGAATGATACTTTTAAAGAATGTATCTCATTGTCTAAATTGCATTTCTATAACACATTACACAATATTTTTATatgaatttttaataaaaatatacattAAACCTATTCTGTTTTATTCTAACAATCAAACAAGCCATAGTAGTATgtcaattgattaaaaaatatatttttaaaattaaacagtGTTAGTTGATAATATGTAAGATTTgctataaaaatttaatataaaaaaaactcCTTCAATGTCTACCAAGTAAAAACCTTAGAACTGTGACATATAAGCTAACATGTCTATTTCTGCATCGAGACAATTAAATTGAATCCAAGAAAACAGCAACTAATAACGATTAACAACATAACCTAAGGTGCTGTTTAACCATATGGTTTAGATGCTCAGCATAAAAGTATAAAAACAATTCTAAATGAAAATAGAGCTGCTGAGCATCACTGAAATACTATTTTTTTACTTGTTGTCAATAGCATATCGTGGACTAGAATGTTAGCAGTTCGATGCTACCTATACAACTAcagaaaatacaaaaaaaatgtcATGTTTTGACTGAAAAAAAACCTAGGAGAAAGTTCGAAAAGTGTTGCTAGCATTTTCATATGGTAGATAGCATCATGTATTGGCTGGATAAACAATattttgataaaagtattttgcAGCATGATTTAACAGCTGActcttttccaaccgttgaagAATTAAACCCTTAAAACACAGAAGCTAACAGTATTAGTATGTAAAAAACATGAACCATGTTCCGATAATAATGCGTCATAGTGCATAGTCATTGCTTTATGTGGTTTACCATGTGCAGCGACAGGCTTAAAGGACTCCATAAACCATAGTAACACAATGTTAATTTTAAGCGTGAGCTAATCATAAGCAAGATCAAACCTTACTAATTgatttctcttacttgtatgatCAGAAAAGCTATCGCTCCGGATTATTCTAGGTACCTTCTAGGATCAATTACTATCTGGAACctaagcatataagaatactacACAACAATACAATGAATGTACGGAAACCATCCACGCCTAATTGGCTGGTTTTAAAAATGGTAGAGCTTCATACAGGATGGCAGCATGTACATATTTGTTTCATTCTTGAGAAAAATGCAAACTTTAGTTCAACGGAAACTAAAACATGGGCCACTTCCAGAGTGAATACAGAAGCACGCTGAGTTGACCTAATTAAGTATGCGAACTCTAAAATCCCATATAACTACTATCACGAACCAAATCACTGATTAACTGATCAGATGAAGAAATCGATAGAAAGCTATTCTTACTTGATCGCCGACGAGTAGAGTGCGGAGGAGGCTTTGATTGAGTTGGATAAGAGACGCCGACCCAGAAGGAAGGCAGGCGTGGGGTGGAGAAAAAGAGAGGGGTAGCAGTGGCGGGGCGAGTCGAGGAGCTTCTGGAGAGAGCGAGAAGGCGAGAGGGGGCGCCACCTGGGAACATTCTAGTTCCATCTAAAGCGGCAGGCACAATGGTTTCATGGAATGTAAAGCCCAACATCCAATTTTACCAAGTGCCtcatatattttattaaaaaatttcgaaaaattaaaatcatggaaaagTTCTTTCACTTGTTGTAAAAAATATCTCTTCTCATTaattttacttttcaaaattatcatTAATTTTATGCTATGAGAGCAATAATTTGTAGCTGATTAAATTACATGATTATGGCAGTTATTTCATAACTACCACCACATATATTATAATATagacattttaattttaatgagagggtgatatattttttataatgtaTAATGATATTAATTTTCGATGGATGTCTGCCCTCGGAAAAAATCTCTCTCATCCTTAGTCAATTTAGTGGTCGGCTATAAGATAATCTTGTTGATCCTGTCGGAAGGCAATGAGACAGTACGCTGGCTCTAATAAGTGGTGGTTCGACGAACAAGAAACTTCTCAAGATTCGAAGGGAACTCTTCAACAATCATGCGCACAGTTAGACGAGGCAACAAAACGTTAGTGACCTAAGTTCAAAGGAGGAGAATCCcttgctaggccctccgatgctcaagtcagtctcctctcttggaaagtggaagaagaacagtaaaGAAAAATGTAGGAAAGTAGGGCTTCAGATGTAAATATTGGTGTTTGTCTATCTCGCCAGCGGAGAGGATTCCCTTTTTTATACCATCTTACATAACTTCCGCAATTGTGAGGTGGTCCCCGATTTGTTAGAATTTGTTAGATGATGAGCAAAGTACAACTTAAATATCGTTCAATAATCcttcaaggatttttttttttaccccagatgtacctcctttgttaTTTATGACTAGGGCCCTTGGTGGAACACCTCAAGGAGTATATCATGGTAACTGATTAATGAAGAAGCTTTGaaggaatattctctgacaagttTGCTAGGCTATTCTAATGTTGTTGGTTGCTTGTctactgaatatatctcggtTGTTTATTGGGTCGGTCGCATATTAAGAATATCTACTGTTTAAATGTATCTCAGTCAGTCATTGAGTCGGTTATATGTTGAGAATAActtctgttgaatatgtctcCGTCGGTCATTAAGACAATCTTACATTGAGAATAGcttctgttgaatatgtctcgaTCGGTCATTAAACCGATTATATATTGAGAGTTTTATAAGACTGCTTACATTTAAGCTTGCCCAGGCTTCACCCGATCGAGTGCACACAGGAAGCTTTATGTTTAATCGACCATCGCCCAACCGCTCATATGTTGAGAATCTTATAAAGTTAAGTATCTTTGGGTTCGCCTGGGTTATACCCGGCCAGGTGTTCATAGAGAATCTTATGTTCGTTCAACCTTTGTCCTATCGAACGTGTATCAAGAACTATATATCAAGAGAATCTTGGGTTCGCTCGGGCTATACTTGGTCGGGTATTCATAGAGAATCTTACGTTCGTTCATCCTTTACCTAGCCAAACGCGTATCAAGAACTATATAAAGTTAAGTATCTCTGGGCATGCCCGGGCTATGCCCAGCCTGGTGTTCATAGAGAATCTTATGTTTGTTTAGCCTTTATCTGGATGAACGTGTATCGAGAACTATATAAGATTAAGTATCTTTGGGCCCGCCCGGGTTATGCCCGGTTGAGTATTCACAGAGAATCTTATGTTCATTCAGCTTTTACCCGACCGAACGTGTATCGAGaactatataaggttaagtatttTTGGGCCTGCCTGAGCTATGCCCCGGCCGGGTATTCACAGAGAATCTTATATTCATTCAGTCTTTGCCCGACCAAACTCGTATCAAGaactatataaggttaagtatctctgggtccGCCCGGGTTATGCCCGGCCGGGTATTCACAGAGAATCTTATGTTTGTTCAACTTCTACCTGGTCAAACATGTATCGAGAACTATATCAGGTTAAGTATCTCTGGACCCGCTCGGGCTATGCCCGACCAAGTATTCGTAGAGAACCTTATGTTTAATCGACCCTTATCTAACCACTCGTATCTTAGGAACCGAACCAAGTTAAGCATCTTTAGGCTCGACCGACCTTTCCAGGTCGAGCGTATATAGAGAACCCTACATTTTGACCGATCTCCCTTTAACCGTTTGTATATTAAAGAATTTACAAAGATGGATTCCCTTTGTCCCGGCCAGATTTATGTCTATCGACCTTTATGTGGCCCTTTATATGATACAGACTGGATAAGCCTAAGCATATTTGGCCCGACCGATTTTTCCCATCCAGACCTATGTAGAGAGCCTTATGCTCGATCAGGTTTGGGTGTCACCCCATCTTCTTGATTTTGGTTTCCACATCACCTGAAGGGCTCGCTCACCAGAACCCGTATCACTAACcttccctcaagtctagtcgaaggaggtgtagccgactgactagacccaagttcTAGTTTTGCTCACTTGTTatatttatgaaaattttctGAAGTTCACAAATGAGTATCCAATACTTATTTATTTAGTCTATTATTCTatactttcttttcttcctcaatTATTCATCGAGAACTGAGCaactttttcaaaatcctcttaTTGGTAATTGGTCCTCCAACAAAAAGAAAATGCTAAGGATGCACAAAAATGTGACGTATTAGCGTAGGAATGATTTTACCTGTcatgtccatcataaatgtccgTTCATGGATGAGTGTCACATGACATTATCTCCCGTTTCTTGAAACGACCCCTTACGTACTCCTCTACAAGCGACTTACTAGCTATTTTTCTTGGTAAATAAGCAATCCTCCACGCATGAGCCATTTTAATCTAACGGTGATTATTATTAGCTGCATCATCCTAAAAACCCTAAATACTCCTTAGTCTCAACACTTCGTCTTCTTTAACTCGCTCCCcgacgattcttcttctttaccTTCTCAAACACCTTgcgctcttttatttttcctgaCCTTTCTCCGTTACGTCATTTCCTTAAGATCTTAGTAAGTCGCTCACCCCTTAGTTATTTCCGTATTCTTTCATTGTTGAAGAGTCATTTACCCCTTGGTATATTCATACCATTCATCCT
The genomic region above belongs to Zingiber officinale cultivar Zhangliang chromosome 11A, Zo_v1.1, whole genome shotgun sequence and contains:
- the LOC122031877 gene encoding heat shock 70 kDa protein 8-like, translated to MDEQLYMVASDSENTCEDKGQSAFHDVAVGIDLGTSKCSVAVWSGAGVELLKNTQNQKTMRSYVMFGDDVPVGGASEVRAYAEDQILSGSAIFNVKRLIGRSDKDPIIHGSKILPFLVQTLDIGVRPLIAALANNVWRSITPEEVLAIVLAELKTMAEIKLKRPIRNVVLTVPAAFSRFQQTRVERACAMAGLHVLRLMPEPTAVALLYAQHQQQSLHENMGSGCEKVALIFNIGAGYCDVAVTATAGGVSQIKALLGCTLGGEDILQNVVYHLLPNFDTLYPNHDTNKIRSLALLRIAAQEAIHKLSSQSSVQINLKLPDGTQIDKILDQSEFEDVNRNVFEKCEKLVRQCLFDHKVSVEDIDDVILVGGCSRIPKIKNLVLGICRKEKEFNGVDAFEAAVTGAAIEGAIASGVTDPFGNLDLLTIQATPQSLGIRVEGGGFVSVIPRNTAIPARKDMLFTTARDDQTEALIVVYEGDAKCAEENHLMGYFKVSGIPSAPKGTVEISISMDIDAGNVLRVFGGAIVPGANHSVTPFMEVIMPMLDDGHDWCAQALVKANGSLDVATMPKKSQP